Proteins from a single region of Bartonella sp. M0283:
- the radC gene encoding DNA repair protein RadC — protein MAKNPDKNAFSEEASFALTPGLSGRKPDLSKDNLIAENKGHRERLRHRYFETHGVGFPDYEYLELLLFRSIPRADTKPLAKALLNRFGSLADVLGADIGLLQEVPGCGPSVARDLKILSGIAERVNRAELRKRDIFSSWDKVLGYCKAAMAHETREQFRVLFLDKKNGLIADEIQQIGTIDHTPVYPREVVKRALQLSASALILVHNHPSGDPSPSRDDISMTHMIKDVANALGIAVHDHIIIARNGYVSFRAKKLL, from the coding sequence ATGGCCAAGAATCCGGATAAAAATGCGTTTTCCGAAGAAGCGTCCTTTGCGTTAACGCCCGGACTCTCCGGTCGAAAGCCGGATCTATCGAAAGATAACCTCATTGCGGAGAATAAAGGACACCGTGAACGATTGCGCCATCGTTATTTCGAAACCCACGGTGTCGGTTTTCCTGATTATGAATATCTGGAACTCTTGTTATTTCGTTCGATTCCGCGCGCAGATACGAAGCCATTAGCCAAGGCCCTGTTGAACCGGTTTGGCAGTCTCGCCGATGTACTCGGTGCCGATATTGGACTTTTGCAAGAAGTACCCGGATGTGGACCTTCTGTAGCACGGGATTTAAAAATCCTTTCGGGTATAGCCGAACGTGTAAACCGTGCGGAATTACGTAAACGGGATATTTTTTCATCGTGGGATAAGGTTCTTGGCTATTGCAAAGCAGCTATGGCCCATGAAACAAGGGAGCAATTCCGTGTCCTTTTTCTCGACAAGAAAAATGGATTGATTGCTGATGAAATCCAGCAAATTGGCACTATAGATCACACACCTGTCTACCCAAGGGAAGTGGTCAAACGTGCGTTACAACTTTCTGCATCGGCACTCATTCTTGTTCACAATCATCCCTCAGGCGACCCGTCGCCTTCTCGCGACGACATCTCGATGACGCATATGATCAAAGATGTTGCAAATGCCTTGGGCATAGCAGTGCATGATCATATCATCATCGCACGCAATGGTTATGTGAGCTTTCGTGCAAAGAAACTTCTCTGA
- a CDS encoding DUF3126 family protein: MKPDEIKKLDGYFKRKFQNRSLQVKPRPRKDDSCELYLDDEFLGVIYRDEDEGELSYNFSMAILDIDLDE, encoded by the coding sequence GTGAAGCCTGATGAAATCAAGAAACTTGACGGCTACTTTAAGCGCAAATTTCAAAACCGGTCACTGCAAGTAAAACCCAGACCTCGTAAAGATGATTCTTGTGAGCTTTATCTTGACGATGAGTTTCTCGGGGTGATTTACCGCGACGAGGATGAAGGCGAATTGTCTTACAATTTTTCGATGGCAATTCTTGATATCGATCTCGACGAATAA
- the murI gene encoding glutamate racemase: protein MTERPILFFDSGIGGLTVLRETRIFIPDRKFIYIADDAAFPYGNWEEDELKSHILELFAKLLNLYNPILCIVACNTASTLVLKDLRRAHPDVPFIGTVPAIKPAAEQTRSGLISVLATPGTVKRAYTHELISSFASKCHVRLVGSAKLAGFAEDYLRRKPVDRASLKEEIAPCFVEKDGHHTDIVVLACTHYPFLVNLFRKNAKWPVDWIDPAEAVAKRALSLLPDADQVQTLTEHLDLAHFTSGRTDYATNRLLHGFGLRLTPLGQE from the coding sequence ATGACAGAACGGCCTATACTGTTTTTCGACAGTGGCATCGGCGGGCTTACAGTATTGCGCGAGACGCGTATTTTTATTCCCGATCGAAAATTTATCTATATCGCAGACGATGCTGCTTTTCCGTATGGGAATTGGGAAGAAGATGAGCTCAAATCCCATATTCTAGAGCTGTTTGCAAAGTTATTAAATCTCTATAATCCGATTCTTTGCATTGTCGCCTGCAACACCGCATCCACCCTGGTTTTGAAGGATTTGCGTCGAGCCCATCCCGATGTGCCTTTTATCGGAACAGTCCCTGCGATAAAACCCGCTGCCGAACAGACACGTTCGGGCTTGATATCGGTTCTTGCAACACCGGGAACCGTCAAACGTGCCTATACGCATGAACTCATTTCCTCTTTCGCTTCCAAGTGTCACGTCAGACTCGTGGGAAGCGCCAAATTGGCCGGTTTTGCAGAAGATTATTTAAGAAGAAAGCCGGTTGATCGCGCATCTCTGAAAGAAGAGATAGCACCGTGCTTTGTCGAGAAAGACGGTCATCACACCGATATTGTTGTACTTGCGTGTACACATTATCCATTTCTGGTCAATTTATTCCGCAAAAATGCAAAGTGGCCGGTTGACTGGATAGACCCTGCCGAGGCTGTAGCGAAGCGTGCATTATCTTTGCTTCCGGATGCTGACCAAGTCCAGACTCTGACCGAACACCTTGATCTTGCCCATTTTACTTCCGGCAGGACCGACTATGCGACAAACAGATTGCTTCATGGATTCGGTTTGCGTTTGACGCCGCTTGGTCAAGAATGA
- the purQ gene encoding phosphoribosylformylglycinamidine synthase subunit PurQ — translation MKTAVIQLPGLNRDRDMIDALRLITGVEPFKIWQTETTIPDVDLIVIPGGFSYGDYLRCGAIAARMPVMKAVFEHAEKGTKIIGVCNGFQILVEAGLLPGALMRNASLLFACREVKLQIVNENTAFSNAYRKGEIIRCPVAHHDGNYYADKDTIERLEGNGQVVFRYAEGTNPNGSINDIAGIINEKGNVLGLMPHPEDLIEPAHGGMDGKRLFISALGLAA, via the coding sequence ATGAAAACTGCTGTTATCCAGTTACCCGGACTAAATCGCGACCGCGATATGATTGACGCTCTCCGTTTGATTACCGGCGTAGAGCCTTTCAAGATCTGGCAGACAGAAACGACAATTCCCGATGTCGATCTTATCGTTATCCCCGGTGGCTTTTCTTATGGGGATTATCTTCGTTGTGGCGCAATTGCCGCGCGCATGCCGGTTATGAAAGCGGTGTTCGAACATGCGGAAAAAGGGACAAAGATTATCGGTGTCTGCAATGGTTTCCAAATTCTGGTTGAAGCCGGATTGCTTCCAGGTGCATTGATGCGCAATGCCTCTTTGCTATTTGCTTGCCGCGAAGTCAAACTCCAGATTGTCAACGAGAACACAGCATTTTCAAACGCTTATCGTAAAGGTGAAATCATACGTTGTCCTGTCGCCCATCATGACGGTAACTATTATGCCGATAAAGATACTATCGAGCGACTGGAGGGGAACGGACAGGTTGTATTTCGCTATGCCGAAGGGACAAATCCGAATGGATCTATCAATGATATTGCCGGTATCATCAATGAAAAGGGCAACGTCCTGGGCTTGATGCCACATCCGGAAGATTTGATCGAACCCGCCCATGGCGGAATGGACGGGAAAAGACTGTTTATTAGCGCATTAGGACTTGCAGCATGA
- a CDS encoding RNA methyltransferase — MAGTDRKRENMTGGPVIVLVEPQLPENIGMVARAMANFGLSELRLVNPREEFPNEKAIATASKADHIINGAQVFDSLREAISDINFVFATTARERDGFKPVRSAVEAADAMRIRENSGQRTAILFGRERWGLNNEEISLSDEIVTFPVNPAFASLNIAQAVLLMSYEWMKSGLERQTDTAFRNKEMEPAHKATLYGLFEQLEEALDVRGYFRPKERKEIMVENLRSVLTRAAFSEPEIRLLRGVVSSLDHFSPKLPRGAGAPDHRKRTKENSN, encoded by the coding sequence ATGGCTGGAACAGATAGGAAAAGAGAAAATATGACGGGTGGTCCCGTTATTGTACTTGTCGAACCACAATTGCCTGAAAATATCGGTATGGTGGCACGCGCTATGGCGAATTTTGGTCTTTCCGAATTGCGGCTTGTCAACCCACGGGAAGAGTTTCCAAACGAGAAAGCTATAGCCACTGCCAGCAAAGCAGATCACATCATCAACGGTGCTCAAGTATTCGATAGTTTGCGGGAGGCAATTTCTGACATAAACTTTGTCTTTGCTACGACCGCCCGTGAACGTGACGGATTCAAACCGGTAAGAAGTGCAGTAGAGGCGGCGGATGCTATGCGGATAAGGGAAAATTCGGGACAACGCACTGCCATTTTATTCGGTCGTGAAAGGTGGGGGTTGAATAATGAGGAAATCAGTCTGTCTGACGAAATTGTGACCTTTCCTGTCAATCCGGCATTTGCTTCCCTGAATATTGCTCAGGCTGTTTTGCTCATGTCATATGAGTGGATGAAATCCGGTTTGGAACGGCAAACTGACACCGCATTTCGTAACAAGGAAATGGAACCGGCGCATAAAGCCACGCTCTACGGCCTTTTCGAACAATTGGAAGAAGCGTTGGATGTTCGCGGGTATTTCCGACCGAAAGAGCGCAAAGAGATCATGGTGGAGAACTTACGTTCGGTTCTCACTCGTGCAGCATTCAGCGAGCCGGAAATACGCCTTTTAAGAGGGGTTGTTTCTTCTCTCGATCATTTTTCACCCAAACTGCCGCGCGGGGCGGGGGCGCCGGACCATCGTAAACGGACAAAGGAAAATAGTAATTAA
- a CDS encoding multidrug effflux MFS transporter translates to MSQNLSEQQHIEAVKANLGYKEFIVMIATLMATNAIAIDIMLPAMTDMSHSLRMSGENDQHYIIFSYLIGFGLSQLSFGPISDRFGRRKPIIAGLIFYSLSSAACAFAPSFAWLLILRAIQGIGAAATRVLTVSVVRDIYGGRQMAEVMSIVMMVFMIVPVVAPAIGQAIMVFGHWQFIFLFMALAGILIAFWVYFRLPETLYEERPLTFSSVGESLVMVLSNRVSLCYTLAFSMALGGLFCTLNTSQQIYDGIYHLGPWFPAAFALVAAFQALSAFLNSLFVGRFGMRKISHSLLLIFCFASLIWFIGSISAGGSTPFLYFMVLLIIIMFSYGGLGANFNSLAMEPLGKVAGTASSVFGFLQTIIGAGLGFIIAQKFDGTTIPIAGGFFLLSCGAIILILIAEKGRLFSGARHRSHVTLMNSDKD, encoded by the coding sequence ATGTCACAAAATTTGAGCGAACAACAGCACATAGAAGCGGTAAAGGCAAATCTTGGCTATAAAGAATTTATAGTCATGATCGCAACACTTATGGCGACCAATGCAATAGCCATTGACATTATGTTGCCGGCAATGACTGACATGTCCCATAGTCTCCGGATGTCAGGGGAAAATGACCAACATTATATTATTTTTTCTTATCTCATCGGCTTCGGATTATCGCAATTGTCATTCGGGCCGATCAGTGACCGGTTCGGCCGGCGTAAGCCCATTATAGCCGGTTTGATATTTTATTCACTTTCATCTGCAGCCTGTGCCTTTGCTCCAAGTTTTGCATGGTTATTGATATTGCGGGCTATTCAGGGAATCGGAGCCGCGGCAACCCGCGTTCTCACAGTTTCCGTTGTGCGTGACATATATGGCGGCCGCCAAATGGCTGAAGTTATGTCCATTGTCATGATGGTCTTCATGATCGTTCCGGTTGTTGCACCGGCAATCGGTCAAGCAATTATGGTTTTCGGTCATTGGCAATTTATCTTTCTCTTTATGGCCTTGGCCGGTATTCTTATCGCTTTCTGGGTTTATTTTCGCTTGCCCGAAACCTTGTATGAGGAACGTCCTCTAACCTTTTCGTCTGTTGGAGAAAGCCTTGTGATGGTCCTCTCAAATCGCGTTTCTCTTTGCTATACTTTGGCATTTTCGATGGCGCTCGGGGGGTTATTTTGCACCCTTAACACCTCACAACAAATTTATGATGGAATTTATCATCTTGGTCCGTGGTTTCCTGCGGCTTTTGCTCTTGTGGCCGCTTTTCAGGCCCTCTCCGCTTTTCTGAATTCATTATTTGTCGGACGCTTCGGAATGCGAAAAATTTCCCATTCTCTGTTGTTAATTTTTTGTTTCGCATCATTGATCTGGTTTATCGGCTCGATCTCTGCAGGAGGTTCCACACCATTCCTATATTTCATGGTGCTGCTTATCATCATCATGTTTTCCTATGGTGGATTAGGTGCCAATTTCAACTCGCTTGCCATGGAACCACTCGGAAAGGTTGCAGGAACTGCTTCCTCGGTGTTCGGCTTTCTGCAAACGATTATCGGTGCAGGACTGGGGTTTATTATTGCGCAAAAATTTGACGGTACGACAATTCCGATTGCAGGAGGATTTTTTCTGCTTTCATGTGGCGCAATCATATTGATACTGATAGCCGAAAAAGGAAGGCTATTTTCCGGAGCCCGCCATAGATCTCATGTAACGCTCATGAATTCAGACAAAGATTGA
- a CDS encoding BolA/IbaG family iron-sulfur metabolism protein produces MAMDAHEIEKLIRDGIPDAKVTIRDLAGDGEHYAAEVVAESFRGKNRVQQHQMVYNALKGNMGGVLHALALQTSVPD; encoded by the coding sequence ATGGCAATGGACGCACATGAGATTGAGAAACTCATTCGTGATGGCATTCCCGATGCCAAAGTGACAATCCGTGATTTGGCCGGTGATGGTGAACATTATGCAGCCGAAGTTGTTGCCGAAAGCTTTCGCGGCAAGAACCGTGTACAGCAGCATCAAATGGTTTATAACGCTTTAAAAGGCAATATGGGTGGTGTGCTTCATGCACTTGCCCTACAAACCAGTGTACCGGATTGA
- the rpsD gene encoding 30S ribosomal protein S4, producing the protein MSKRETTKYKIDRRMGENIWGRPKSPVNRREYGPGQHGQRRKGKLSDYGTQLRAKQKLKGFYGDISEKQFHRIYEEAGRRRGDTGENLIGLLESRLDAIVYRAKFVPTIFAARQFINHGHVNVNGRRTNIQSYRCKPGDVIEVREKSKQLALVLEATQLPERDVPDYIEADHTKMKATYTRIPAFADVPYAVQMEPNLVVEFYSR; encoded by the coding sequence ATGAGCAAGCGCGAAACTACGAAATATAAAATTGACCGCCGTATGGGCGAAAACATTTGGGGGCGTCCGAAGTCTCCGGTTAACCGTCGTGAATATGGTCCGGGTCAACATGGTCAACGCCGTAAAGGCAAGCTTTCCGATTATGGCACCCAATTGCGCGCCAAGCAGAAACTGAAAGGTTTCTATGGTGATATTTCGGAAAAACAATTCCACCGCATTTACGAGGAAGCTGGCCGTCGTCGTGGTGACACAGGCGAAAACCTGATCGGTCTTCTCGAATCACGCCTTGATGCGATTGTTTATCGCGCAAAATTTGTTCCGACAATTTTTGCTGCACGTCAGTTCATCAATCATGGTCATGTGAATGTGAATGGTCGTCGTACCAATATTCAATCTTATCGTTGCAAGCCCGGTGATGTAATTGAAGTTCGCGAAAAGTCGAAGCAGTTGGCACTTGTTCTTGAAGCAACACAGTTGCCGGAGCGCGATGTCCCTGATTACATTGAAGCCGATCACACCAAGATGAAGGCTACCTACACACGCATTCCGGCTTTTGCCGATGTTCCATATGCTGTTCAGATGGAACCAAATCTGGTTGTCGAATTTTATTCACGTTAA
- the map gene encoding type I methionyl aminopeptidase, producing the protein MVSYVNYKNAPVKYTGQIRIYDEEAFIGMRKIGRIAAECLDALVDIVKPGVTTQEIDDFVFAFGADRDALPADLNYRGYTKSCCTSINHVVCHGIPENKQLHAGDIVNVDVTFIKDGWHGDTSRMYPVGPIKRASERLLEVTHESLMRGIAAVKPGATVGDIGAAIQRYAESERCSVVRDFCGHGVGLIFHDAPNILHYGNPGEGPELREGMIFTIEPMINLGKPGVKILNDGWTAVTRDRSLSAQYEHTMAVTKDGVEIFTLSQNNTYYVPVTHS; encoded by the coding sequence ATGGTTAGTTACGTCAATTATAAAAATGCACCTGTAAAATACACCGGACAAATTCGTATTTACGATGAAGAAGCCTTCATTGGAATGCGTAAAATTGGGCGGATCGCAGCAGAATGTCTCGATGCACTCGTCGACATCGTCAAACCGGGAGTAACCACTCAAGAGATTGATGATTTTGTGTTCGCATTTGGTGCCGATCGTGATGCTCTGCCTGCCGATCTGAATTATCGTGGTTACACAAAATCCTGCTGTACATCGATCAATCATGTTGTTTGCCATGGAATTCCGGAAAACAAACAACTTCATGCCGGTGATATTGTTAATGTCGACGTAACATTTATCAAAGACGGTTGGCATGGTGACACCAGCCGTATGTATCCTGTTGGTCCGATAAAAAGAGCTTCAGAACGTTTACTCGAAGTCACGCACGAATCGCTCATGCGCGGGATTGCGGCAGTTAAACCGGGCGCTACTGTCGGTGACATTGGCGCTGCAATCCAGCGTTACGCCGAGTCGGAGCGTTGTTCTGTCGTACGTGATTTTTGCGGCCATGGTGTAGGACTTATATTCCATGATGCACCGAATATTCTTCATTACGGAAATCCCGGTGAAGGACCAGAGTTACGCGAGGGAATGATTTTCACGATTGAACCAATGATCAATCTTGGAAAGCCTGGTGTGAAAATCCTTAATGATGGCTGGACCGCAGTCACCCGTGACAGATCACTTTCCGCACAATACGAGCACACAATGGCGGTCACAAAAGACGGTGTTGAAATTTTCACTCTTTCACAAAACAATACTTACTACGTTCCCGTAACACATTCATGA
- the ttcA gene encoding tRNA 2-thiocytidine(32) synthetase TtcA — protein MVALNDIDDNVDGCHPLFRDAPSTVEFNKLRKRLLRHMRQALDDFSMIKPGQKWLVAMSGGKDSYGLLALLLDLKWRGLLPVDLLACNLDQGQPGFPKNVLPDFFKKYGIPFRIEYQDTYSIVTEKLDNNQTYCSLCSRLRRGNLYRIAREEGCSALVLGHHRDDVLETFFMNLFHGGRLAAMPGKLVNDEGDMLVLRPLVYAAEEDLAKFAEAMKFPIIPCNLCGSQDGLQRNAMKNMLNDIEKKMPGRKDTMIRALTNVRPSHLLDKKLFDFSGL, from the coding sequence ATGGTCGCACTGAATGATATCGACGATAATGTTGATGGTTGTCATCCGCTATTTCGTGATGCTCCTTCAACAGTTGAATTCAATAAGTTGAGAAAACGTTTGTTGCGGCATATGCGTCAAGCATTGGACGATTTTTCGATGATTAAACCGGGGCAGAAATGGCTCGTTGCTATGTCTGGTGGCAAAGATTCTTATGGATTGCTTGCACTTCTCCTTGATTTGAAATGGCGCGGCTTATTGCCGGTTGATCTTTTGGCTTGCAATCTTGATCAGGGACAACCCGGATTTCCAAAAAATGTTTTACCGGACTTTTTTAAAAAATATGGAATTCCCTTCAGGATAGAATATCAGGACACTTATTCCATAGTCACTGAAAAACTGGATAATAATCAAACCTATTGTTCGCTCTGCTCGAGATTAAGGCGGGGCAATCTTTACAGGATTGCGCGCGAAGAGGGGTGCTCTGCTCTGGTTCTCGGGCACCATCGGGACGATGTGCTGGAAACGTTTTTCATGAATCTTTTTCACGGCGGACGTTTGGCTGCCATGCCGGGCAAGCTGGTAAATGACGAGGGAGATATGCTGGTTTTGCGGCCGCTTGTCTATGCAGCGGAAGAAGATCTCGCAAAATTTGCCGAAGCCATGAAGTTCCCGATTATACCGTGCAACCTTTGCGGCAGTCAGGATGGTCTTCAGCGCAATGCCATGAAAAATATGCTGAACGATATCGAAAAGAAAATGCCCGGCCGTAAAGACACGATGATACGTGCATTGACAAATGTTCGTCCAAGCCACTTGTTGGACAAGAAGCTTTTCGATTTCAGTGGTCTTTAA
- the grxD gene encoding Grx4 family monothiol glutaredoxin → MTAARDFIDNEVKSNDIVLFMKGTPGFPQCGFSGQVVQILDYLGLDYKGVNVLTSDELRQAIKDYSNWPTIPQLYVKGEFVGGCDIIREMFQNGELQNLLEEKGIAVKTA, encoded by the coding sequence ATGACCGCTGCCCGCGATTTTATTGATAACGAAGTCAAATCCAATGACATTGTACTGTTTATGAAAGGCACTCCCGGTTTTCCTCAGTGCGGGTTTTCTGGACAAGTGGTACAAATTCTGGACTATCTCGGACTTGACTATAAAGGTGTCAATGTATTGACGTCGGACGAATTACGTCAAGCAATTAAAGACTATTCCAATTGGCCAACCATCCCGCAACTTTATGTTAAGGGAGAATTCGTTGGCGGCTGTGATATCATCCGTGAAATGTTCCAGAACGGTGAATTGCAGAATTTGCTTGAAGAGAAAGGCATAGCTGTTAAAACTGCCTAA
- the purL gene encoding phosphoribosylformylglycinamidine synthase subunit PurL: MSVKNDIAITPELIAAHGLKPDEYARILELVGREPTFTELGIFSAMWNEHCSYKSSKKWLRTLPTKGDCVIQGPGENAGVVDIGDGECVVFKMESHNHPSYIEPYQGAATGVGGILRDVFTMGARPVAAMNALRFGSPDHPRTRHLVSGVVSGVGGYGNAFGVPTVGGEVNFDKSYNGNILVNAFAAGIAKTNALFYSKAEGVGLPVVYLGAKTGRDGVGGATMASAEFDETIGEKRPTVQVGDPFTEKCLLEACLELMASGAVIAIQDMGAAGLTCSAVEMGAKGDLGIELDLDRVPVREINMSAYEMMLSESQERMLMILKPELEKEAAAIFKKWGLDFSIVGKTTDDLRFRVLHHGEEVANLPIKKLGDEAPEYDRPWVKPVEAEKIDIANIRQVNLQDALLKLLGSADQSSKRWVYEQYDTLIQGNSLVRPGGDAGVIRVEGNAHKALAFSSDVTPRYCQADPFEGGKQAVAECWRNLCATGAKPLACSDNLNFGNPEKPEIMGQLVYAIKGIGEACKKLDFPIVSGNVSLYNETNGEGILPTPTMAGVGLIDDWHKMARIDGMKDGDFVVLVGDCGFHLGQSVYLRDILGKAEGTPPHVDLDKEKKNGCFVRKLIETGMITACHDLSDGGLAIALAEMVIKSHRGISAKLTGKMPAHAELFGEDQARYLISVNADKYAAVEEQAKQAGVKLTNLGKVTGEDLVVEEHIKLSAKQLENAYESWFPDFMENK; this comes from the coding sequence ATGAGCGTGAAAAACGACATTGCCATTACACCAGAACTCATTGCTGCACACGGATTGAAGCCCGACGAATATGCGCGCATTCTCGAACTCGTCGGCCGTGAGCCAACATTCACGGAACTCGGAATCTTTTCGGCAATGTGGAACGAACATTGCTCATATAAATCATCAAAGAAATGGCTCAGAACGCTCCCTACAAAAGGCGATTGTGTTATTCAGGGGCCCGGTGAAAATGCCGGCGTCGTAGATATTGGCGATGGCGAATGCGTTGTATTCAAAATGGAAAGCCACAACCACCCTTCCTATATCGAGCCCTATCAGGGCGCTGCCACCGGTGTTGGAGGAATTTTGCGTGATGTGTTCACAATGGGAGCAAGACCAGTTGCGGCCATGAATGCGCTTCGTTTCGGTTCACCCGATCATCCTCGGACGAGACATCTCGTCTCCGGCGTGGTTTCCGGTGTAGGCGGATATGGAAATGCATTCGGTGTACCAACCGTTGGCGGCGAAGTGAATTTTGACAAGAGCTATAATGGAAATATTCTCGTCAATGCATTTGCCGCCGGAATTGCTAAAACCAATGCACTTTTTTATTCCAAAGCCGAAGGCGTCGGACTTCCTGTCGTCTATCTCGGCGCAAAAACCGGTCGTGATGGTGTCGGCGGTGCGACCATGGCTTCCGCCGAATTTGATGAAACAATTGGTGAAAAACGGCCTACTGTTCAGGTAGGCGATCCCTTTACCGAAAAATGCCTGTTGGAAGCGTGTCTGGAACTCATGGCATCAGGCGCCGTTATTGCCATTCAGGATATGGGGGCAGCCGGCCTCACCTGCTCTGCCGTTGAAATGGGAGCAAAAGGCGATCTCGGTATCGAACTTGATCTTGATCGTGTACCGGTTCGTGAAATCAATATGTCGGCTTACGAGATGATGCTTTCCGAAAGTCAGGAACGTATGCTGATGATTTTGAAGCCGGAGCTCGAAAAAGAAGCGGCTGCAATCTTCAAAAAATGGGGTCTTGATTTTTCTATCGTCGGAAAAACAACTGATGATTTGCGGTTTCGTGTTCTTCATCACGGTGAAGAAGTCGCTAATCTGCCCATTAAAAAATTGGGTGATGAAGCGCCGGAATATGACCGGCCATGGGTAAAACCTGTAGAGGCTGAAAAAATAGATATCGCCAATATCCGGCAAGTGAATCTGCAGGATGCGTTATTGAAACTTCTGGGTTCTGCTGACCAGAGTTCGAAGCGTTGGGTCTATGAGCAATATGATACCCTTATTCAGGGAAATAGTCTTGTGCGGCCGGGCGGCGATGCCGGTGTTATCCGTGTCGAGGGAAATGCCCATAAAGCGCTTGCTTTTTCTTCCGATGTTACACCGAGATATTGTCAGGCTGATCCATTCGAAGGGGGCAAACAAGCTGTTGCCGAATGTTGGCGTAATCTTTGTGCCACGGGCGCCAAACCTCTTGCCTGCAGTGACAATTTGAATTTCGGCAACCCTGAAAAGCCCGAAATTATGGGCCAGCTTGTCTATGCAATCAAAGGTATTGGTGAAGCATGTAAAAAGCTCGATTTTCCGATCGTATCCGGAAATGTTTCGCTTTACAATGAAACCAATGGCGAGGGCATATTGCCTACCCCCACAATGGCGGGCGTCGGTCTGATCGACGATTGGCATAAGATGGCAAGAATTGATGGAATGAAAGACGGAGATTTTGTCGTTCTTGTCGGTGATTGCGGTTTCCATTTGGGGCAATCAGTCTATTTACGTGATATTTTGGGCAAGGCAGAAGGTACCCCTCCCCACGTTGATCTTGACAAAGAAAAGAAAAATGGTTGTTTCGTCAGAAAATTGATAGAAACAGGAATGATTACCGCTTGTCACGACCTTTCTGATGGCGGCTTGGCAATTGCTCTGGCAGAAATGGTTATAAAATCGCATCGTGGTATAAGTGCGAAATTAACCGGGAAAATGCCTGCCCATGCAGAGCTCTTTGGCGAAGATCAGGCGCGTTACCTGATATCTGTCAATGCCGACAAATATGCCGCTGTTGAAGAACAAGCCAAACAAGCCGGCGTAAAACTTACCAATCTCGGTAAAGTGACCGGTGAGGATCTTGTCGTTGAAGAACACATAAAACTCTCTGCCAAACAACTGGAAAACGCTTATGAAAGCTGGTTTCCAGACTTTATGGAAAATAAGTAA
- the cysE gene encoding serine O-acetyltransferase has protein sequence MEAIDPALLFNNIKQEAMEALEQDPALGEFFQHAILDRANLSEMIAGRVAARLWTRELNEELLSQIFVEQIDTMDHLEDIITSDISAVFHRDPACNRFMEPVLYLKGFLAIEAHRFAHNLWLKGRKDLALFLQGRSSSVFQTDIHPAARIGKGIFLDHATGLVVGETAIIGDNVSMLQDVTLGGTGKESGDRHPKIGHGVLIGAGAKILGNITVGDCAKIAACSVVLKPVAAYSTVAGVPAKVVGKIADNEPALSMDQSINE, from the coding sequence GTGGAAGCTATTGACCCCGCCTTACTTTTTAACAATATCAAACAAGAAGCAATGGAGGCGTTGGAACAGGATCCTGCTTTAGGTGAATTTTTTCAACATGCCATCCTTGATCGTGCCAATTTATCGGAAATGATCGCCGGTCGGGTTGCTGCACGGCTTTGGACTCGCGAACTCAATGAAGAATTGTTGTCGCAAATATTTGTCGAACAAATTGATACGATGGATCATCTGGAAGATATTATCACCAGTGATATATCGGCAGTGTTCCATCGTGATCCGGCATGCAACCGCTTTATGGAGCCGGTACTTTATCTAAAAGGATTTTTGGCTATAGAGGCTCATCGTTTTGCTCATAATCTATGGCTTAAAGGCAGAAAAGATCTCGCTCTATTTTTACAGGGGCGGTCGTCGTCGGTATTCCAGACAGATATTCATCCGGCAGCCCGTATAGGCAAGGGGATTTTTCTGGACCACGCAACAGGTCTTGTTGTAGGAGAAACAGCAATCATTGGTGACAATGTTTCCATGTTGCAGGATGTGACGTTGGGCGGAACAGGCAAAGAGTCCGGCGATCGGCATCCTAAAATCGGTCACGGTGTTCTGATTGGTGCAGGGGCAAAAATTCTCGGCAATATTACGGTTGGAGATTGCGCAAAGATTGCGGCTTGTTCTGTTGTTCTAAAACCAGTTGCGGCCTATAGTACCGTGGCTGGTGTGCCGGCAAAAGTGGTTGGAAAAATAGCTGATAACGAACCGGCACTAAGCATGGATCAGTCAATTAATGAGTGA